The sequence CTTGTTACAGTCTCACCTGTATTCTTGCCATGCATGCGTTTGCCACTTCCTGTAAGTCACCCAGATATGTCTGGTATGATGACTAAAAGCAACCAGCAGTTTGTGGTTGATTCACACAGCCAGTTGCTGGAAGGAAGAATGATTTAATAAACTCTAATCAAAGTAGAAAATTTTCATATGAGAAACATGAATGACAAACATCTAGTAACATGTGGCAGTTTGATGACATTCCTAGTTTTCAGTCCAGATGCTGGCTGAGTCACTCCACCAGTCtgacagtattttatatatatatagtatattcaGCTTTACATCTCACTCTATTGTTTTGGCTTTTCTAGTTTCTCATTTTGTGTCAtccaaaatcattttttgtgcaCTAGATATCACATTCATGGTTTTCGTAATTGTTGTTCAATCTGTAAAATGCATCATCTTTTAAAATTACGGTTGTTGATGGAGTGCATTATGAAATACAGGTATACATCCatcctctagtgccaccagaCAGTCAAATATATACAATCAATCTTCGACTCAGTCAATAGACATAACTTCTATGTAATATCATCTAATAAAACTggatatattatttaaaatgtttccttGCCCAGCAAAGTGCCCAGCAACAAGAGATTTCAGTCCCAAAAAGTTCCCAAAAATCTTCCTATTATGTAAAATGCTGATGTGAAATGCTGTTCAAGTGAATTCAACTGTAGCTCCGCCCCCTTCCTTCTTGCAAAATGAGTTTATCTCAAAAGCTGAGCTTTCTTTGGAAAGCCCCGTTGCATCATCAAGAAGAGCGTTAAAGTGTTTCTGCTGGGCTGCTTGTCTCACTAGACAAACAAGACGAATACATGACAACATCCAGCATCCATCAACAAAGATACTCCTACTGCTGACAGTACTGCCGAGAAACAGATTCTTGTTGACTTGTGAACCACTACAGAAACAAAGACACCATGATGGGCCGTCTAACACATACTCAGAGGAACCATAAACGGATCCACGCTGTGGAGAACTCATTTGGGCCGTTGAGCAAGCCCCTGGCCCAGATGGATCGGGTTCTGATTGGAGAGGGCCGGCTGATGAAGCAGAGCCGACGGGGGCCACAGCCGAAGGTATTCTACCTTTTCAACGATGTGCTGGTGTATGGCAGCATCATTCTGCACGGCCACTGGCACAAAAAACAGCAGATCATCCCTCTAGGTGAGCAACTTATCTGCTTCTAGAAAGATCAGagtaaaataaacttgattgtATCATTTGTAGGGtttcaaagtgctttgacagtcGTTTGGAAGTTGTTTGGTTACATAGGCAGTGACAGCTGTAATATATTATTTAGGGGACTTGATAAAGTTTGCTGGCTCCACCTCAAcactaataaaatgaaaaatatggtTACAATGACAAAAAACTGTCACTTCCAAAAGTGAATGCGACTGCTTCTAACTAGACATTTTGAAACAAAGGATGCCTGTAAAGAACTGGgaagtctttaaaaaaatacagaaaatccaGTCAGGGCAAATCTGTCTTGGTGAACAAGCTTGTTGACCACACTATAGTTTCCACACCTTTCTTACCTTGTATCAACATGCCatctttttatcatttcagaGGACATCCAGCTGGAAGACTTGGAGGACAGCATGCAAATGAAGAACCAGTGGCTGATCCGTACACCACGCAAGTCCTTCTATGTGGCAGCCGCTTCTCATGAGGAGAAGCTGGCCTGGATTGAACACATAGAGGACTGCCAGTCCAGACTGCTACAGAGCGGCATTTGCAGGTCCAGTTCTACCTTTGCCATGACCTGGATTCCGGACGAGGCCTCCGCCATCTGCATGCGCTGCTCTGACAAGTTCACCTTTACCCAGCGTCGACACCACTGCAGAAAATGTGGCTTTGTGGTGTGCGGTGCGTGTTCCAAAAAGCGAGCGGTGATTGAACACATTCACCCGACAAAGCAGTTACGAGTATGCAACATGTGTCACTCAAGTCTCCAGACGGCAGAGACAAAGGTCCAAAAGATCATTCGCTTGAGGGGGAACAGCACAGGGAAGATAAGCTCAGATGAATATGAGGTGGAGGTTTTCAgtgaggaggagacagaggaacAGATGGAGGACCACAATACCAACAGGTGGACGGACTGTAAGATGTACACCTTGTGCCCCTTTAATTACCTCAAACCAGGGCATGTGAGGCCCCAAATATAAGCGCCTCTCATGTGCTGCAGCCACACAGACAAAACCTTGTGTTGGTGGACTTCTTTTACACTCTGCGTACCAGGAAACGTGGACACAAAGCTGCTACAGCTATGAACAGTAGATGCATGTCAGAAGGCATTCTGACTCAGTCATAACCATAGCAAGAGAATGATGTATAAAGTAAAACaattttatatatactgtatatattgatGAGTGAACACTTTGTCATTACTGATCTTTACACATTGCACTGCTTGGGAAAACACTAGAACTATGGAGTagtcactttatttattttatgttgtctAGTTGTTTTCCGAGGATCTTGAGTAGATGTTAAAGTGTGATTCCCATCCAATGTGTATATGTCTAAGTACTGTACATGGGGAAAAGTATTTGGACTTAATGAATGCCTCACATTTGTCTGTGAAATGAACTATGAACAATAAAGTATTTATAAACAGAAATACGATTTGTTTGTGATGATTTGAGTGGTGTCAGCCCTCATTTTATAAGGTTACCACATGTTGTCtagtgtttctgtctgtctgttagcaGGATGTCAAATTCAAAATAACTCACACAGGATGGCATTATGAAGCAAAAAGCCTCTTACATATTTCTCTGAACAGTTTAAAGGTCCAAAAATCTCCCAGAGGTCTTCAGTTGGGCTTAGATCTGGTgactgtttttcctttaattttctgtctattgCTATAGAGGCTTCTTAGCTGTTAATTGGCTTTGCTAAAAGTACCAAGTAAAAATTCCTCCAAGTCCAGATGTTTATAATGTACACTATCTCCACATTGGCAGTTATACAGCAGTTATACAGGTCAGCATTCTTGATAATAGATAGGATTTGTTATTGTGccatttattatcatttctaGTGAGGATGGATCCTCACTATGTGATTAGTTAATATTGGATCTATAAGTATAGGCTTAAATGAATTTAGGAGGGTTGTTTATTATTAgaatgtttcatgtgttttcatgaTTGAAGTGAATAAGTGTCACTAACAGCAGAGTGCTTGGTATCTATTAATTCTATTGTGTATACATAGTATATAGAAGCAAAATGGTAAAACTGtatgaataaattatttatttttgtttcacacCATTGAAATGGTCCATCCCACATGAGATTACATCACACAGGATATCTGCCAACTTCTTGTAGCTGACATTCGTGTTCTAAAGAAAAGCAAATCATTGCTGTAATCGTGAATTGCACATAAACCACAgtaaatgacataaaacattttttacaataaaaacacaatggaaacctgtaaaactatttttttcagaCACTAACAATACAAAAGTGcctgttttttcatatttttttttttagttttgctgaATATCTTTCTTAGAGGAGGACAAAtgcatttcattatttcaaagtgtaaactgtatatatagATTATTATAGTGGACTTGTTTACCTGTGCACACATGGCTACTGTCACTAGTGTATAATCAGGctatgtttttaacatttaaactcAAAGCGACAAAAGCAAGTAAGTGGACCTAAAGTTAAGACCATTATCATTTTAACAGTTAGagtatgtattttattatgaaGTGATCAgagtaaaatgaacaaaataaaaactgtagcAATCAAACTCTTTCTGCTATGAAAACTATTAACAGCAGTCTGTAAACATGAACTACACATCATTGACAACTGCTAACACTTCACATTAATTCTCTCCTGGGGTCAAATCTAACAGGCCTGCTAATGcttgaaattaacatttttttatgtgaccAGCAGCAGGTGTGACAAGgtgtactgtgtatgtgtgtacgtgaCCTTGTGCTTGTCGCGGTAGGAAGTGTAGAGCTGACGGTGGTGTGTCACGGACAGATAAGGAAGGATGTGGTGGTTTGTAGTAGAATACTTTGTTGTCTTCACTGGAACAATATTCTGGTTTAATGAAATAGGTCATCATAGCAGACTAGGTATTTTCCCTCAGTTCACACGATCTTTGAAGTGACAGAACGGGGAAATGTTTGAGAAAGAAGACACCTTTTAACAGGTGTACAGAGTGACTTGAACAAAGAGTGACTACGCAATAGTTGTAATTGCATCAATATCTTTGTTCTCTTGTGAAGATCTGCATAAACATACCCTTTAGGTGATCTTTTATCctattgtgaagcactttgtaacaaCAGTAGAGAAAGTCCCAGTCTAGATCATGTTGTTGTATTTTCTAGAAGTAGAaagaaataattacattttttatggaGAATACACATTAAAAGCAGTTTGTATCAGCTTTTTCCAACTCTCCTAACTGTATTATACTTTCACTAAGCGATAGATACAAACTATGTTGATGTTGTACAATCCCATCAGACAGAaatattcttcatgttttttgcaTCTCTTTACACAATGTCTTTGGAAACTCTGTagagtttaaagctgcactaatcaatatttgtaTACATGTTGTGATGAACTCTGCAGTTTCCTTTGACTCTACAGAGCGTTTTAGCACGTTttagctcactgttttggttttatgtccCACAACTTAACTGTTGCGTTTCGGACTCAGTCACTGGCACCGGAAGTAGGGGGACCAGATGGCCATTGCCCCCCCACTCTACCCTCCTCCCACATTCTTTTTAAATCAAGGATGACTGTATCCCCTCAAATGTCTCTATATTGCAAAACGGTAAAAAAACCAAGGAGGTTTTCTGTGATTCATAGAAAACATCTGCGTCtcgtttgtgttcatgtcaacagcaacaatgaacacaacagctgtgagtACAGTGCCAAAGCTTTGGGTCTGTCCTGTAGGTCCTGTttactacctgcccagcacaaCACTGGAtcatctccatctctccatcagtggagagtgaatattggaatgtaactaagtacatttgcTCAAGTATTTTATTAACAGTAAGTACAGCTTTTaggtatttgaatattttcactgtattCTACTTCATACTTCTTCTTCACTACATTTCTACTACTTCACTACTTCACTATAGCTATAATTACTAAACACTTTGCAGATTATAATTTTACATAGTTAGCATTTGATGAGCCTATGATACATTGTTAGTGTAATTGTTATAAAAAGTATTTAGAATTAGCACCATCTCAATTAGCTACAACACTGAAATGCTGCAAACATGCTAACGCATCAATagtaataatccaataatataatatagctATATAATACTATAATACTCTGAAAGggcattctgcataatgagtacttttacttataatgtAGAATGGCCAAAataattctacttttacttgtgaTATTTTAAGTAGAGTAAAGTAaagttttgaatgcaggacttttacttgtaacagaatattttttacaCTGTGGTACTATTAAGTAAAAATAAGCATGTGAAAACTTCAGCCACCACTGATATGAACATGAACACCAAGTGTTTATAAGAAACTGCACACCATGGGGAAGCTAGTAGtcactttattttaaaccaCTAAGATTTCAGATAAatgaagaggaaatgaaaagttTGTAACACTTTTGAAAAACGTCACTACAATGGTTCCTCTTTATATAAACTGGTTTACAAAGAAAATGGTAGAACATGAACCTTTGtccatgaaaacagaaaaaattcCCTCTGTTTCCTTATTGTCTCTTTTGTTGAATTGAGTAAAAAGGCTGCACACATTTAGACCTATTTGGTATGTTTACATATGCAAAATGATGCCCTGATTGTCAACACTGCAAATTAGGCAGTACCTGATTTGACTTGACATAATTGGGACATTTGTATGTTTGAATAtactgtgtgtaaaatgtgacaaaaactgTGTAATGAGAAAAGGCATCATAATGGCTTGTTTAACTTAATTGTTTAAccttaaatgtctaaaaattgTTAACTGATAAGAGATAATCTGTGTGTTCAAACAATTGACTATatcagggtcctggtattgcaCATGttgactcactgtcacactaTCATGGTTTTCACTTGAttagaacagagccatcattaacgTCGTTAGTAATGTCATTATGTACTTTTTCAaccatgacaagtcaaaatgtacGCGGTGACAAAGGCAGGTTCCTACCAGTAGGGTCATtctagtgaaaaatgttgatcatttCCTTTTTGAGTAATATTTATGTAAGGTGTGTGTCCAAGTCAAGTCTAGAAAAAAATAGACCTGACTCCcacaggagggagaggaggagttgTTCAGACTCATAAAGTCAGTGCTGCCGCTCCGCATACGCAGAGTACGCAGAGTGCGTGGGGCCTCAAGTACCAGGCGGGGGCCCCCAAAATTaaggttgataaaaatgtcatgataattatcacattattacatttttacacaagttgaaaaaatatataaattagttATGGACAGGCCtaccattgtttttttcattgtatgtaCCCTATCACTCATTTCAGgcaaattagatgtttttacctaataaatgaaaagagcccaaaaatctaataaaattGCAATCACTGCATCatgaatattaatatgaaatcacagctgtgtaatttttgtttaatgtagacTTTTTTTAATCGTATGTCAGCTCTTTGACCGTGCCAGATTGGAGCACTGGAGCCCATCTTGGGACTCGACTCAGACTTTACTTAGGGCCCCCATGACCAGTTATGCTTAGGGCCTCCAAATGGTTAGCAGCAGCCCTCATAAAGTGACCATAAACTACAATAAATTTGTAAATGATATCATTTCCATCAGCAAAACCTGCATTTAGAGATCTGTTGTGAACCAGAGTGTGCATGTTGTACCAGGAGTCAGGGTATATGAGAAGAAAGAAGGGCTTGAGAAAGTAGAGTTACCCGCTGGATAAACACAGTCAATGGTCaaacaattaaatgaatgaaactgGAGTTGGATCAGATGGGCTGATCTGAGTTGAAGTTATTGAAATCACTTTGTGAAGTTGCTGTCAACTGAGCAGATTGGCCATTTGTGCATGTTCATAACTATACTGTAGAGTAGCTGTGTGGTACATGTGGCAGTGTACTGCATGCATTTGATTAGAGTGATACGTGTGGTATTCGTTGCCTTGTAGCAATACTGTGGTAATGTTGCACAAGGAGGTAAAACTTCCAATTTTGACTGTTTGGGTAGTGATGCA comes from Thunnus maccoyii chromosome 1, fThuMac1.1, whole genome shotgun sequence and encodes:
- the plekhf1 gene encoding pleckstrin homology domain-containing family F member 1 is translated as MMGRLTHTQRNHKRIHAVENSFGPLSKPLAQMDRVLIGEGRLMKQSRRGPQPKVFYLFNDVLVYGSIILHGHWHKKQQIIPLEDIQLEDLEDSMQMKNQWLIRTPRKSFYVAAASHEEKLAWIEHIEDCQSRLLQSGICRSSSTFAMTWIPDEASAICMRCSDKFTFTQRRHHCRKCGFVVCGACSKKRAVIEHIHPTKQLRVCNMCHSSLQTAETKVQKIIRLRGNSTGKISSDEYEVEVFSEEETEEQMEDHNTNRWTDCKMYTLCPFNYLKPGHVRPQI